In Oceanobacillus sp. FSL K6-2867, one DNA window encodes the following:
- a CDS encoding acetylornithine transaminase encodes MSNNVMVHQTNSSVMHTYQRLPLTIVKGKGSYVWDQDGNEFLDYSSGIATCNLGHVPDSVHQKLREQLDNLWHCSNLYEIPTQNKLAALLTENSCFEQVFFCNSGAEANEAAIKFAKKYAKDRGYSERTEIVTFHQSFHGRTGSTMAATAQEKIHQGFTPLTPGFRYLTLNDDGALEAVNNGTTAAVLLELVQGEGGVNTVEQKWIKELSDRCKAADILLMVDEVQTGSGRTGTLFAYEQFGIEPDIMTLAKGLGSGFPIGAMLAKKSCASTFSPGTHGSTFGGNPLATTAGIATLEILLKENFLENVKVNSNWLRNQLKTLQANGEAIVNVKGMGFLIGVELKAEAGSFINAFREKGILVLSAGPHVLRILPPLTTTKEELTQFIEVFQAVLAEMKETTV; translated from the coding sequence ATGTCTAATAATGTAATGGTGCACCAAACAAACAGTTCGGTGATGCATACATACCAACGTCTTCCCTTGACGATTGTGAAGGGAAAGGGAAGCTATGTATGGGATCAAGACGGAAATGAATTTTTAGATTATAGTTCAGGAATCGCAACGTGCAATTTAGGGCATGTTCCGGATTCGGTTCATCAAAAGTTACGTGAACAGCTTGATAATTTATGGCATTGTTCAAACCTGTATGAAATTCCAACGCAAAATAAGCTTGCTGCCTTATTAACTGAAAATAGCTGCTTTGAACAAGTGTTTTTTTGCAATAGTGGCGCAGAAGCAAACGAAGCAGCAATTAAATTTGCCAAAAAGTATGCGAAGGACAGAGGATATTCCGAGCGTACGGAGATTGTAACATTCCATCAATCGTTTCATGGACGTACCGGGTCAACGATGGCGGCAACTGCCCAGGAAAAAATCCATCAAGGCTTTACCCCATTAACACCGGGTTTTAGATACTTAACATTAAATGATGACGGCGCATTAGAAGCAGTAAATAATGGTACTACTGCAGCGGTTTTGCTCGAGCTTGTCCAAGGTGAAGGGGGCGTCAATACAGTTGAGCAAAAATGGATTAAAGAGCTATCTGATCGATGTAAAGCCGCTGATATTTTATTAATGGTAGATGAGGTGCAGACTGGTTCGGGGCGTACGGGAACACTATTTGCTTATGAGCAGTTTGGAATTGAACCGGATATTATGACGTTAGCGAAAGGACTCGGGTCCGGTTTTCCAATTGGAGCAATGCTAGCAAAAAAAAGCTGTGCAAGTACATTTAGTCCAGGGACACATGGCAGCACATTTGGAGGAAATCCATTGGCAACAACAGCTGGAATTGCAACGTTAGAAATCTTGCTGAAAGAAAATTTTCTAGAGAACGTGAAGGTAAACAGCAACTGGCTGAGAAACCAATTAAAAACACTGCAAGCGAACGGGGAAGCAATTGTTAATGTAAAAGGAATGGGCTTTTTAATTGGTGTGGAATTGAAGGCGGAAGCAGGTTCATTTATCAACGCTTTTCGTGAAAAAGGAATTCTTGTTCTATCTGCAGGTCCACACGTCTTGCGAATCCTGCCACCTTTAACAACAACAAAAGAAGAATTAACCCAATTTATCGAGGTTTTTCAAGCTGTTTTAGCAGAAATGAAAGAAACGACTGTATAG